Proteins from a genomic interval of Kribbella aluminosa:
- a CDS encoding MFS transporter: MYWRRIAELPTWMKAVMAGQLVNGAGALAWVYLTLYLVEDRGMSAQQAGFAAAAYGVGLVGGNLGGGWFGDRFGLRTTALASQLLWAVSCTAMPFAPGPSIAVVAALAGLFGGAGRPNLSALVAISLPAERRREGIALSRTATNAGFTIGPPLGGLLATYDFSLVFFVDAVTSLVMAAIIWRWVPNARGTRGLSTTGLWTSVLRDRPVLVVLATIVVVDTVYRQIFATLPLLLRDAGTPAVAYGVLLGASSVVIVLFEAPLAVRLRGHRATRVIAAGFAFIGIGQAIVGLWPALAGAALAIVVLTAGEMLYKPTATAHVADAAPEGMVGRYSSLYAAASISGMFLAPAIGGTAYQHAPRLLYPVAAALALVAAGVLLLTRATAPDALPSASTVRPSSAS, from the coding sequence GTGTACTGGCGCCGGATCGCGGAGCTGCCCACCTGGATGAAGGCGGTGATGGCCGGTCAGTTGGTCAACGGCGCCGGTGCGCTCGCCTGGGTCTACCTGACGCTGTACCTGGTCGAGGACCGCGGCATGTCGGCGCAGCAGGCCGGCTTCGCCGCGGCGGCGTACGGCGTCGGGCTGGTCGGCGGCAACCTCGGCGGCGGCTGGTTCGGCGACCGGTTCGGCCTGCGGACGACGGCGCTCGCGAGCCAGTTGCTGTGGGCGGTCAGCTGTACCGCGATGCCGTTCGCGCCGGGCCCGTCGATCGCGGTCGTCGCGGCGCTGGCCGGCCTGTTCGGCGGCGCCGGCCGCCCGAACCTCAGCGCGCTGGTCGCGATCTCGCTGCCCGCGGAACGCCGCCGTGAAGGGATCGCGCTGTCCCGCACCGCGACGAATGCGGGCTTCACCATCGGTCCACCGCTCGGCGGTCTGCTCGCGACGTACGACTTCTCGCTGGTCTTCTTCGTCGACGCCGTCACCAGCCTGGTGATGGCCGCGATCATCTGGCGCTGGGTGCCGAACGCCCGCGGGACCAGAGGATTGTCGACAACCGGATTGTGGACGTCCGTCCTCCGCGACCGCCCGGTCCTGGTCGTGCTCGCGACGATCGTTGTCGTCGACACCGTCTACCGCCAGATCTTCGCCACGCTGCCGCTCCTGCTGCGCGACGCGGGCACCCCGGCCGTCGCGTACGGCGTACTGCTCGGCGCCAGCTCGGTCGTGATCGTGCTGTTCGAGGCGCCGCTCGCCGTACGGCTCCGCGGCCATCGCGCGACCCGGGTGATCGCGGCCGGGTTCGCCTTCATCGGCATCGGGCAGGCGATCGTCGGCCTCTGGCCGGCGCTTGCCGGGGCGGCGCTGGCGATCGTGGTGCTGACCGCGGGGGAGATGCTCTACAAACCGACCGCCACCGCGCACGTCGCGGACGCGGCGCCGGAAGGGATGGTCGGGCGGTACTCCAGCCTGTACGCGGCTGCCTCGATCAGCGGCATGTTCCTCGCCCCGGCGATCGGCGGTACGGCGTACCAGCATGCGCCGCGACTGCTCTACCCGGTCGCAGCGGCCCTCGCGCTGGTCGCTGCCGGCGTACTGCTGCTCACTCGGGCAACGGCGCCGGACGCCCTTCCCAGCGCGTCGACAGTACGACCGTCGTCCGCGTCCTGA
- a CDS encoding winged helix-turn-helix transcriptional regulator, whose amino-acid sequence MRRSSFSPEPDCAIAQSLGVIGDGWELLIVRDLARGLSRFDELAGALHISRKVLTERLNGLVDSRIVDKVAYQDRPTRYAYQLTPRGRALLPVLVALQDWGDRWLLGDGSLTGTNAEDEPPAQRLHELVGHHVPYVELPSTAGRTVDILDVDSRATVLFGYPATGRPTPLPDGWDDIDGTTGCTLENRLFAGRYGEFTDQRIAVRGVSTQRPDEQRAFAEAEDIPHLLLSDLELELAAALRLPTFRAGGYERLKRFVLIVGADRVVQAVRYPVTDIAEAVDWAFRTA is encoded by the coding sequence GTGCGGCGGAGCAGCTTCTCGCCCGAGCCGGACTGCGCGATCGCGCAGTCCCTCGGCGTCATCGGCGACGGCTGGGAACTGCTGATCGTCCGCGATCTGGCCCGCGGGCTGTCCAGGTTCGACGAGCTCGCGGGAGCACTGCACATCTCGCGGAAGGTGCTGACCGAGCGGCTGAACGGCCTGGTCGACAGTCGGATTGTCGACAAGGTCGCGTACCAGGACCGGCCGACCCGGTACGCGTACCAGCTGACGCCGCGTGGGCGAGCCCTCCTGCCCGTGCTCGTCGCCCTGCAGGACTGGGGTGACCGCTGGCTGCTCGGCGATGGCTCGCTCACCGGGACGAACGCCGAGGACGAGCCGCCGGCCCAACGTCTGCACGAGCTGGTCGGACACCACGTGCCGTACGTCGAACTGCCGTCGACCGCTGGTAGGACTGTCGACATTCTGGATGTCGACAGTCGCGCGACCGTGCTGTTCGGCTACCCCGCGACCGGACGGCCGACGCCGCTGCCGGACGGGTGGGACGACATCGACGGGACGACCGGCTGCACGCTGGAGAACCGGCTCTTCGCCGGGCGGTACGGCGAGTTCACGGATCAGCGGATCGCCGTGCGTGGAGTGAGTACGCAGCGGCCCGACGAGCAGCGGGCGTTCGCTGAGGCGGAGGACATCCCACACCTGCTGCTGTCCGACCTCGAGCTGGAACTGGCGGCGGCGCTGCGGTTGCCGACGTTCCGGGCCGGCGGGTACGAGCGGTTGAAGCGGTTCGTGCTGATCGTCGGCGCGGACCGCGTCGTGCAGGCGGTGCGGTACCCGGTGACGGACATCGCGGAGGCGGTCGACTGGGCGTTCAGGACCGCTTGA
- the nadD gene encoding nicotinate-nucleotide adenylyltransferase encodes MASVERVRRIGVMGGTFDPIHHGHLVAASEVQSYFDLDEVIFVPTGQPWQKSDRKVSPAEDRYLMTVIATASNPRFSVSRVDIDRPGPTYTIDTLRDLSRLYPDAELFFITGADALAQILTWRDVDETFKLAQFVGCTRPGTEGLELPLDQLPMDRITLLEVPALAISSTECRARVAKGNPTWYLVPDGIVQYIAKRELYTNR; translated from the coding sequence GTGGCTTCTGTGGAGCGGGTACGACGGATCGGCGTGATGGGTGGCACGTTCGACCCGATCCATCACGGACACCTGGTCGCGGCCAGCGAGGTGCAGTCGTACTTCGACCTCGACGAGGTGATCTTCGTCCCGACCGGCCAGCCGTGGCAGAAGTCGGACCGCAAGGTCTCCCCGGCCGAGGACCGGTACCTGATGACCGTGATCGCGACCGCGTCGAACCCGCGGTTCTCGGTCAGCCGCGTCGACATCGACCGGCCCGGGCCGACGTACACGATCGACACCCTGCGGGACCTGTCCAGGCTGTACCCGGATGCGGAGCTGTTCTTCATCACCGGCGCCGACGCGCTCGCCCAGATCCTCACCTGGCGGGACGTCGACGAGACGTTCAAGCTCGCCCAGTTCGTCGGCTGTACCCGGCCGGGGACCGAGGGCCTCGAGCTGCCGCTGGACCAGCTGCCGATGGACCGGATCACCCTGCTCGAGGTGCCGGCGCTGGCGATCTCCTCCACCGAGTGCCGCGCCCGGGTCGCCAAGGGCAACCCGACCTGGTACCTGGTGCCGGACGGCATCGTCCAGTACATCGCCAAGCGTGAGCTCTACACCAACCGTTAG
- a CDS encoding Lrp/AsnC family transcriptional regulator gives MDAIDRQLIEALRLNGRSSWAELGREVGLSGPSVQERVRRLEERGVLLGYRAVVAPDQVGLGTSALIGLFQRDDVETDDIVEQVREIPAVEDCWFVAGDQELVVKVRVADVTQLEAVVGSLRRVNGVVRTRTTVVLSTRWEGRPAPLPE, from the coding sequence ATGGACGCGATCGACCGGCAGCTGATCGAGGCGCTACGACTGAACGGCCGCTCCAGCTGGGCCGAGCTCGGCCGAGAGGTGGGCCTGTCGGGCCCGAGCGTCCAGGAGCGGGTACGGCGCCTCGAGGAGCGCGGCGTACTGCTCGGCTACCGCGCCGTCGTCGCCCCGGACCAGGTCGGTCTGGGTACCAGCGCGCTGATCGGCCTGTTCCAGCGCGACGACGTGGAGACCGACGACATCGTCGAGCAGGTCCGGGAGATTCCCGCCGTCGAGGACTGCTGGTTCGTCGCCGGCGACCAGGAGCTCGTGGTCAAGGTCCGGGTCGCCGACGTCACCCAGCTCGAGGCGGTCGTCGGCTCACTGCGCCGCGTGAACGGCGTGGTCAGGACGCGGACGACGGTCGTACTGTCGACGCGCTGGGAAGGGCGTCCGGCGCCGTTGCCCGAGTGA